From Gemmatimonadota bacterium, the proteins below share one genomic window:
- a CDS encoding citrate synthase yields the protein MPDTLTVTDNRTGKQYEIPIIYGTYPRYGAAIPTTDFRQIKVSEDDFGLLGYDPAFNNTASCRSSITHIDGEKGILRYRGYPIEDLAVKSSFLEVAFLIVHGMLPTRAELEEWSYDITHHAIVHENIKKFMDGFRYDAHPMGILISTVAALSTFYPEAKRIRDVEIRNEQIHRLIAKIPTIAAFAYRHSQGFPYTYPDNGLGYCGNFLSMMYKMTEQYTPDPVLEKALDVVFILHVDHEQNCSANAMRSVGSSLPDPYVSVAAAAAGLYGPLHGGANEQVLHMLQEIGHINRVPGYIKKVKQGDIRLMGFGHRVYKNYDPRARILKEMTHRVLGVTGRNTLLDVAVELERIALEDDYFVNRKLYPNVDFYSGLIYQAMGFPLEMFPVLFAIPRTVGWLAQWAEMLDDSDQKIARPRQIYTGDDVCQYVPIEKR from the coding sequence ATGCCTGACACGTTGACCGTCACTGACAACAGGACTGGCAAACAGTACGAGATCCCGATTATATACGGGACCTATCCCAGGTACGGCGCCGCGATCCCCACCACGGACTTTCGTCAGATCAAGGTGTCCGAGGACGATTTCGGTCTGCTGGGATACGATCCGGCCTTCAACAATACCGCTTCCTGCCGAAGCAGCATTACCCACATCGATGGCGAGAAGGGCATACTTCGCTACCGGGGCTATCCCATCGAAGACCTGGCGGTCAAGAGTTCCTTTCTCGAAGTCGCCTTTTTGATCGTTCACGGCATGTTGCCGACCAGGGCCGAGCTCGAAGAATGGTCCTACGACATCACCCACCATGCGATCGTCCACGAGAACATCAAGAAATTCATGGATGGATTCCGGTATGACGCCCATCCCATGGGTATCCTGATCAGCACGGTCGCCGCGTTATCCACCTTCTACCCGGAAGCCAAGCGGATACGCGACGTGGAAATCCGCAACGAACAGATCCACCGGCTGATCGCCAAGATACCGACCATCGCCGCCTTTGCGTACAGGCACAGCCAGGGCTTTCCCTACACCTATCCGGACAACGGCCTGGGCTACTGCGGCAACTTCCTGTCCATGATGTACAAGATGACGGAACAATACACCCCCGATCCCGTGTTGGAAAAGGCCCTGGACGTGGTGTTCATCCTGCACGTGGACCACGAACAGAACTGCAGTGCCAACGCGATGCGAAGCGTCGGCAGTTCCCTGCCCGATCCCTACGTATCCGTTGCCGCCGCCGCGGCCGGACTGTACGGCCCCCTGCACGGCGGCGCAAACGAGCAGGTGCTGCACATGCTGCAGGAAATCGGCCACATCAACCGCGTACCCGGTTACATCAAGAAGGTGAAGCAGGGTGATATACGACTCATGGGGTTCGGCCACAGGGTGTACAAGAACTACGATCCGCGGGCCAGGATCCTCAAGGAGATGACCCACCGGGTGCTGGGCGTGACCGGCAGGAACACCCTGCTCGACGTCGCCGTGGAACTGGAGCGCATCGCCCTCGAAGACGACTATTTCGTCAATCGAAAACTCTATCCCAATGTCGATTTCTACTCTGGCCTCATCTACCAGGCCATGGGCTTTCCGCTCGAAATGTTCCCCGTGCTGTTCGCGATACCCCGCACCGTGGGCTGGCTGGCGCAGTGGGCCGAAATGCTGGACGACTCGGACCAGAAAATCGCGCGCCCCCGCCAGATTTATACCGGCGACGACGTCTGCCAGTACGTGCCGATTGAGAAACGCTAG
- a CDS encoding amidohydrolase family protein, which yields MIVDTHTHFYDPSRPQGVPWPRADDEFLYRRIMPEDFKREAQAEGVTGTVVVEASAWVEDNQWILDLAGDDPFLLGLVGHLEPPDARFESDLDRFAEHDLFYGIRLGKAPVDDPVYLGAMEQLVGHDLTLDLLVGKKWLPGVAGCAARFPNLRIVLNHLAHVPVTGGQPEEEWVAGIKAASAHPNVYCKISGMVELAQDSPPPEDPAYYRPVLDVLWNAFGENRLLYASNWPVSWRYASYRQVQSLAMACLEPKGSAALEKIMGKNSREAYRWVPRN from the coding sequence GTGATCGTCGATACCCATACCCACTTCTACGATCCCTCCCGGCCGCAGGGCGTGCCATGGCCCCGCGCCGACGATGAGTTTCTGTACAGGCGGATCATGCCGGAGGACTTCAAGCGCGAAGCGCAGGCCGAGGGCGTCACGGGTACGGTCGTCGTGGAAGCCAGCGCATGGGTGGAGGACAATCAGTGGATTCTGGATCTGGCCGGGGACGATCCCTTCCTGCTGGGCCTGGTGGGACACCTAGAGCCTCCGGACGCCCGTTTCGAATCCGACCTGGATAGATTCGCGGAGCACGATCTCTTCTACGGCATCAGGCTGGGCAAGGCGCCGGTCGACGATCCGGTCTATCTCGGGGCCATGGAGCAACTCGTCGGGCACGACCTCACGCTGGACCTGCTCGTGGGCAAAAAGTGGCTGCCTGGCGTGGCGGGCTGCGCGGCGCGTTTCCCTAATCTGAGGATCGTGCTGAACCACCTGGCCCACGTGCCGGTTACGGGGGGACAGCCGGAAGAGGAATGGGTGGCCGGCATCAAGGCTGCCTCGGCACATCCCAATGTATACTGCAAGATATCGGGTATGGTGGAACTGGCGCAGGACTCCCCGCCGCCGGAGGATCCCGCCTACTACAGACCGGTGCTTGACGTGCTCTGGAACGCCTTCGGGGAGAACAGGCTGCTGTACGCCAGCAATTGGCCGGTATCGTGGAGATATGCGTCTTACCGCCAGGTACAGTCGCTTGCCATGGCATGCCTCGAACCGAAGGGTTCGGCGGCCCTGGAAAAGATCATGGGGAAGAACAGCAGAGAAGCTTACAGGTGGGTGCCGCGCAACTGA